Genomic DNA from Niabella ginsenosidivorans:
GGAGGGACGATCATGAGCGCATCCGGAGGATGGATGGGGAAGTGTGGCCGCCTTTTTATGAGCTGCCGTTTAAACGCAGCGGCATCGATACGGCCTGGGACGGGTTGAGCAAGTATGATCTTACAAAATACAATAACTGGTATTGGGATCGTATGAAGCAGTTTGCCTGGATGGCTTCGTCAGCGGGAAAGGTCCTGCTGCATCAGAATTATTTCCAGCACAATATTATAGAGGCCGGTGCGCATTATGCAGACTTTCCCTGGCGTACTGCTAATAACATCAATAACACCGGGTTAAATGAGCCGGTGAATTTTGCAGGCGATAAACGCATTTTTTATGCAGAGCAGTTCTATGATGTAAACAACCCCGTGCGCCGGAAGCTGCACCAGCAATACATCCGGCAATGCCTGGAAAATTTTAAAGACTGCGACAATGTGATCCAGTTTACCGGTGAAGAATTTACAGGGCCCCTGCATTTTGTACAATTCTGGCTGCAAACCATTAATGAGTGGGAGCAAAAGAACAGGAAGGAGATGGTTGGGTTAAGCACCACCAAAGATGTGCAGGACGCTGTTTTACAGGATCCGAAATATGCACCGGTGGTGGATGTGATCGATATCAAATACTGGTATTATCAGGCAGACGGATCTGTATATGCACCCGAAGGCGGGAAGAACCTGGCGCCGCGCCAATGGGCACGGCTGTTAAAGCCAAAGGCCAGTTCCTTTGAGCAGGTGTACCGCGCAGTAAAAGAATACCGGCTGAAATACCCTGGCAAAGTGGTACTGTACTCCGCCGATGGTGCCGATAAATTTGGCTGGGCGGTATTTATGGCCGGAGGCTCATTGCCCGTATTGCCGGCAACTGTTGATAAGGAGCTTTTAATAGCGGCAAAGGAAATGCTGCCGGTGAAAACGGATGATCCTTTTGTATTACAGGGTGCAAAAGGATGCATTGTTTATAAAGGAAAAAGCAATAAAATACAGGTCAGCCTCAACGGGCTTGCCGGGAAATTAAAACTGCGTTTTATAAGCGCTGCAACCGGCCGGGTTATAAAAACGGATGCTTATACTGCAAGCGGGGCAACAGCAAACATTGAGCTGCCGGATAATGCGTCCCTGCTGTGGATCAGCAAGTAATATGCTTTGGAAAAGTGAAATTTATCGATCCTGGTTCATAAAAATAAAACCTGCTGTTGAAGAAGATATCCTGGCAAGCAGCAGCTTCGCATCGGATGATCTGGTAAGAGCAGACTTCAGGTTGCAGTAAATAATAAGCAATAATGGCCTTGGTGCACTAAAAAATACCGCCCCCGATCATCAGCCGGAAAATACCCACCAGAATAACAATGATACTAAGGGTCTTTCCTGTGGAAGAATTACCAATGGCAGATAAGATCAATGCCAGAATGCCAAACGGGATCACCAGCCAGTACAGCCAGCCCAGCAAGGGAATAAAAGCAACAACTGCCAGCACACTGGCTATCAGGGCAAATAAGATACCGAATAGTTTCATCATGTTTGTTTTTTGTTTACAGATATAAAATTGGCACTTTTAAAAATCTTTTACCAGTGCTGATCGGTAAAGCAAACGAACCTGCCGGTAAACAGCCGGGCAGTGCCCTTTAGTAAAATCCTCCATTATAATAGTGATTACAGGCATCTGCTTTAAAATGGTTACCAGTACATTTATGCTCACGTAGTTCAATCTGAAGAACGGTAAAAATGATGCCATTGTGAAACGGTTGTGCATTGCTCTGGTTACGGGTATTTTTGCTTCGCTGGCAGGCCGGGGACAGGTCTATGTTTCCCCGGATGGAAGTGATGGAAATAATGGTACTGTAAATGCGCCGAAAGCAACACTGAATGCAGCGATACGCCAGGTGCGGGAACAAAGACGGTTACATAAGGCCAGCAACAATCATATCCTGCTTAAAGGAGGAGCTTATTATTTAAAAGAACCGGTTTCTGTAAGACCGGAAGACAACGGTACACCTTCTGATCCCCTGGTAATAGCAGCTGTTCCCGGAGAAATACCGGTGCTAAGCGGTGGCTTTCTGATAAAAGGATGGAGAAAGAATACGGCTTTGGTAAAAGGGCTGCCACAAGCGGTGCAAAACAAAGTATGGGTGGCAGCGATGCCTGTTATGGGCGCCGCTGTTCCGTTTCGCCAGTTGTGGGTCAACGGCAAAAAAGCGGTGAGGGCAAAGAGCGCTCCGGGCAATAGCATGCAGCGCATTCTGAACTGGGATAAGAAAACAGGAACGGCGATCATCCCGTTGCACCCGTTTGAAAACCTGGAAGTGACCGAAGGCCTGGAGCTATTTATACACCAGTGGTGGGAAGTGGCCAGCCTGCGCATTCGTAAACTGGAAAAAGCAGGCGACAGTTGCCGGGTCTGGTTTTATGAACCGGAAAGCCGCATTCAGAACGAACATCCCTGGCCAGCGCCCTGGCTGTCGCAGGAAACGGGCAACTCCGCTTTTTACCTGTGCAATTCGCTTTCTTTTCTGGATGAACCGGGAGAGTGGTATAACGATGCAGCCGCAGGCAAGATCTATTATTACCCGCGGGCGCAGGAAGATATGGCTACCGCAGAAACAGTACTGCCTTTTTTAGAAAATCTTTTTGTAGTAAACGGAACACCGGAACACCCGGTTGAAAATATAGTGATCAAAGGGATCCGTTTTCAGCACAGCGCCTGGAACCGTCCTTCGCAGCAGGGGCATGTGCCACACCAGGCAGGGCTGTATATGACCGATGCCTATAAACTAAGCCCGGCCGGTACCCCTGAAAAGCCATCGCTCGACAACCAGGCATGGGTGGGCCGGCCGGAAGCTGCCGTTGCCGTGTCGTATGCAAACAATATCCGTTTTGAAAATGACCGTTTTGAGCACCTGGCAGCCACCGGGCTGGATCTTAAGGTTGGCGTAAAGGCTTCGGCTGTAACCGGTAATCTTTTTAAAGATATTGGAGGCACAGGCATTCAGGGCGGTTATTTTGGTGAGAACGGCGAAGAAATACACAAACCCTATAACCCAAAAGACCAGCGTGTGGTTTGTGAAAATATTACCATTGCCAATAACCTCATTACAGATGCCGGCAATGAAGACTGGGGTTGTGTAGGCATTGGTATGGGATTTTCAAAGAATATCACCATCGAACGAAATGAAATTGAAAATGTGCCTTATTCGGGGATCAGCATGGGATGGGGCTGGACACCCGCAAAAAATATTATGGAGCACAACCGCATCCGGTTGAACAGGATCCATCATTATGGCAGAACCAATTATGATTGTGCCGGCATCTACACCCTGAGCGCACAACCGGGAACAGTAATAGAAGAAAATTATATTGACAGTATTTATAAAGCGCCTTACGCGCATTTGCCCACGCATTGGTTTTACCTGTATACGGATGAAGGCTCATCGGGTATTACGGTACGGAATAACTGGACGCCCGCTCAGAAATACCTGCAGAATAACAACGGGCCGGATAACCATTGGGAACAGAATGGCCCGCAGGTTGCAGCAGCTGTAAAGGCCAATGCCGGTTTAGAAAACAGGTACAGGGAACTGCTGAAGGAAAGAACAAGCGGACAGGTGCACCAGGAGATCAACAAACAACGAAAGGAACTGGTTGAGCTGATCAGCAATAACAAAAAGAAGATTAATATAGAAAAGCTGGAAACATGCCTGCATGATAAAAAAGTACAGCAGGAAACGATCGGGCAATGGCATGATCATACCGTGGTTTACGGCTTTATAACGGATATAAACGGGCTGCGCGGGCAATTACAAAAAGTATTCCCGGATGTAACCGTTAAAGTATACCAGGATATGGTATACGATTTTGACCGGGCAGAACGGTGCCCTGGCGCAGGTGTTGCAAAGAACTGGACGGATATCATTATGACAGCCAATCTGGTAAATGATCCGGGCAAACAACAGGAGTACCTCAGTTACCATGCCACCCAATTTGAAAAATGGCCGGAGGTTTCCAATGGGTTTTGTAAAGCCGGTTTTCAGCAGTTGCGGGTATTTAAGAACGGAAGACAGCTGATACTGGTGATCAGTATTCCCAAAGGAAAAAAACTGGAGGAGCTGAATCCGAAAACAACCGAAAATAATCCGCGGGTGAACGAATGGAATCAGCTCATGAGTGGCTACCAGGAAGGAATTGAGGGAACAAAGAAGGGCGAGACATGGGTGGAGATGAAAGCAGTAAGCAAGGGTGGAAAGATCCCGGCTCCGTAGGAGCCGCCTATTGGTGGCATTCGTAGGTTAATAATAAAAACACGAACATGTTAAATATCGGAATAGTAGGATTAGGAGAAGGCCGCAGCACGATGTCGGCCGCATTGCAAAGCAAAAAATTACAATTAAAAATGATTTGTGATGCCAGCGAAGAGTTATGTAAGCAGCGTTGCAGGGAATTCCGGTTTGCGCATTACACCACACATTATGAAGAATTATTAAATGACCCGGATATCGACATCGTGGCCATTTATACGCCGGATCATTTACATGCCCGGCATATACAGATGGCATTGCAGCATGGTAAGCACGTGGTGTGCACCAAGCCTTTCATTGATGATCTCGCAGAGGCAAAGGCATTGCTGCAATTGCAGCAGCAGACCGGGAAAAAGGTTTTTGTAGGGCAGAGCTCCCGTTTTTTTGAACCCTACAAAAGGCAGCGGGTCGATTTTGAAAAAGGTATGATCGGTGAGCTCATCACGGTGGAGAGCCATTATAACGCGGATCACCGCTGGTTTTTAAAAAAGAAATGGGCGCTGGAACGATCATTTAAATGGCTGTACGGCGGGCTGAGCCACCCGGTTGATTTTATCCGCTGGTACCTGCCGGATATTGAAGAGGTAATGGGCTATGGCATGATCAGTGCCAATGGTAAGAAAGCCGGTTTGAAAAATGAAGACACCATGCATTTTATTTTCCGGAACAAAGACGGGCGCGTGGCCCGTGTAAGCGGTGCCTATACAGGCCCGGTGCAACCCACTTACCGCGAAAGTGAGATGAGCTGCATCCTGCGTGGTACCGAAGGTGCAAGCCAGGCGGATTACCATGAGCTGCGCTATGCCATTACCAGTAAGAAAGGCGAACAGCAGCTTATTACCTGGGGCGATCAGCAGTTGAACCATTATTTCCGTTTTGAAGGCCAGACCCATCATGCCGGGGAGTACCAGAACTACCTGGAATATTTTGCAGACAGTATCAATAACAATACCGTTGCGTACCCCGATATGCGGGAAGGGATCGGAACAGTGGCATTGCTGCAGGCGATGGATCAGAGTTTGAAAACACGGCAGCCGGTGGAAGTAAGGGTATTGTTAAAAGAATATGGATTGGGGAAATTATTGTGAATGGGCAGAAGTGAATAGTGAAAAGCTCCGTAAGAGCATACTATTGGTAGTAGGGATGGAAAGGTTGTTGTGAAAAGGAAACAGGGAATGGCGAATAGGTCTCCGGCTCCGTAGGAGCAACCTGCTGGCAGACCGGGTGCTATTTGCACCACAGCACAAGCGAGCGTGGCAGGGAAGCTGACAGAAGCACTACAGCTGGGTAACGAAAAATAAATGATAACAAATCAATGAACCATCTTATTTCCAGATTACAACCGGTCGATTATGCTATTGTGGTAGTATACCTGGTAGTGCTGCTGGTCATTGGCTACCGGGCCAGCTTTGGCAAAAAAAAGAAGAAAGACGAAACCCTGTTCCTGGCCGGCAAATCGCTCAACTGGTACAATATCGGGTTCAATATGTGGGGCACCAATGTAGGCCCTTCAATGCTGCTGGCTTTTGCCAGCATCGGTTATGCCACGGGCATTGTAGCCGGGAATTTTGAATGGTATGCATTCCTGTTCCTGATGCTGCTGGCCATGGTATTTGCACCGCGGTACCTGGCCGGCAATGTAACCACCATGCCGGAATTTATGGGGCAGCGGTACGGAGAGGGCACGCGGAATATATTGGCCTGGTATGCCCTCATAAAAATATTGATCTCCTGGTTGTCGCTCGGTCTGTTTGCGGGCGGTTTCCTGGTGCGGCAGATACTGGGCATCCCCATGTGGCAGTCGGTGATCGTGCTGGTGCTGTTTGCCGCGCTGTTTGCGGTGGCGGGCGGACTCAAAGCCATCGCCCGCGTCAATGTGTTCCAGATGATCCTGCTGATCGTTGTGTCCTGCATTCTTTGCGTGCTGGGCGTTCAAAAGGTGGGTGGGCTTTCCGCATTGTTTGCAAAAACACCAGCTTCCTACTGGAGCCTGGTAAAACCCGCGCTGGATCCGGGTTATCCCTGGCCGGCCATTTTACTGGGCTACCCGGTGTCGGCAATCGCTTTTTTTTGTACGGACCAGGCCATGGTGCAATCGGTGCTGGGCGCGCGCAACCTGGAGCAGGGGCAGCTGGGCGTAAGCTTCATCGGCTGGCTGAAGATCCTTTCCATTCCCTTATTCATCATTCCCGGTATTGCCTGTTCGGTGTTGTATCCGCGGCTGGCAAGCCCGGATGAAGCTTATATGACAATGGTCACCCACCTGTTCCCTGCAGGATTAAATGGCCTGGTGATCGTGGTGCTGATCGCGGTACTGGTAGGTACCATTGGCTCATCCTTAAATGCGTTGAGTACGGTATTTACAACGGACATTTATGTAAAAAAAATAAACCCCGCTGCCTCCGGCCGGCAGATCATCAAAATAGGGCGTCTTACGGTGCTGGCGGGTTGCGGGTTCGCCATCTTAATGGCCATTGCGATCGACAGCATCAAAGGCCTTAACCTGTTTGATGTATTCCAGGCGGTGCTGGGCTTTATTGCGCCTCCGTTATCAGCCGTGTTCCTGCTGGCCGTGTTCTGGAAAAAGACAACACGCCGGGCCGTGAACTTTACGCTTTCCTGGGGCTCGGCCATCAGCCTGGGCGTCGGGGTTATTTACCTGTGGGTATTGCCGGCAAAAGAATACCATTTCTGGCCGCACTATTTGCTGTTGTCTTTTTTTATTTTCCTGCTGCTCCTGCTCATTGCCGTTCTTGTTTCAATAGCAGATCCGCACCCGGTACGTACAGTGATGGCAATACAGGAGCTGCCAAAACCCACCCGGAGGGTAAAGATTGTCTGGGGCGCCTTGTGCATTGTAATGATTGTTTTGTATATACTATTTGGTTAGCAATGATGATTAAAAAAAATAATGAACCCGGCTGTGGCGCTGCTATGTTGCTTTACTTGCGTCGCACACTTGTGCTGCAGTACGGACCCCGGCCTTTCAAACTTCCGGTTTGCAATACCACGAACCAGGATAGGTTGTTGCGGAGGGCACCTGCGCATGCCTTCAGAAACGGATCAGCTTTTAAATTCCTTGTCCTGGCATGTAGCCCTCTATGTTACTTCGTCCTAAAAAAAATGCTGCCCTTGCCGGCAGGCAGGTCTTCACGCACCACCCAAAATACAATGTTTTTTAAACCCTTTATGCTCCTTTGTGTCTTTGCGGCTCTGCGGTTTACTGCTGCCGCCCAAACCTGGATCTGGTATCCCGGTGATTATGAAATATGGCTCTCTAACCAGATGCAGAACCGACGTACGGAACGGGGTACTTTCTACCCGGTATTCTGGAAGGCTGACAGTCATTACCCGCTGGTGGACTTTCACAGGGAGTTCAACCTGGCGCAACCGGAAACGGTAGCCATCTGTGCAGAGGGCCGGTACAATGTTAAGCTGGATGGAAAAGCATTTCCCGGAACCCCCCAGGCAATAGAAGTGCCTGCAGGGAAACATAAGATCAACATTAAAGTATTCAACCAGGCCACGCCACCGGCGGTGTTCGTAAAGGGAATAACAATCCGGTCCGATAGCAGCTGGCAGGTAACCTTTGAAGATAAGGAGTGGATCGATGAAACGGGTAAGGCTTCGGATCTGTCGGCCACAATCTTTAAACATGCCGGCAACTGGAACTTTAATGACCCGGCTGCAATGCCTTCGGCATACAGGCTCCCTGTAGCACCTGTTGCTGCAACATCAGCAGAAAAGACAGCCGGAGGGTTGCTGGTGGATTTTGGAAAGGAGACCTTTGGTTTTGTAAAGCTGCATGGTGTAAAAGGAAAGGGGACTGTTTCCCTCTACTATGGTGAAAGCCGGGAAGAAGCGCTCGATACCGCAGCTTCAGAAACTTTCGACCGCATAACCATAGATCAGCTGAATGCTTCAGACACCATCAACCCGCATTCAAAAGCGCTGCGGTATGTGAACATTGTTGCGGATGGCAATGTGCAACTGGATCATGCCTCCCTGTTGTATGAGTATGCGCCACTGGAAGACAAGGGCAGCTTCCGGTGCAGCGATGGGGCCATCAATAAGATCTATGATGTGGCCAGGTATACCTTGCACCTGAGCACGCGGGAATTTTTTATCGATGGCATCAAGCGCGACCGCTGGATCTGGAGCGGGGATGCTTATCAAAGCTACCTGATGAACTATTACCTGATGAACGATAATGAAACGGTAAAACGCACCATATACGCTTTGCGCGGAAAAGACCCGGTAACCAGTCACATCAATACCATTATGGATTATACCTTTTACTGGTTTATGGGGGTATATGATTATTACCTTTACAGTGGCGACAAAGATTTTCTGGTACAGAACTATGACCGGATGAAAACGCTGATGGATTTTGTCTGGAACCGCAGGAATAAGAATGGCCTGCTGGAAGGGCTGCCGGGCGACTGGGTCTTTATCGACTGGGCATCAGGGCTCAGTAAAAAAGGAGAGATCAGCTTTGAGCAATTGCTCTTTGCACGCGGGCTGGAAACCATGGCGCTTTGTGCGGACCTGGCGGATCGTAAACAGGATGCAGCACAATACAAAGCAGCAGCAGCTGCACTGAAGCAAAAATTGTTTTCCATTTACTGGAGCAATGAGGCAAAGGCACTGGTGCACAGCAGGGTGAACGGGCAGCCAACAGAAAATGTGACCCGTTATGCCAATATGTTTGCCATTTTCTTTGGTTATTTTAGTGAAGAGCAAAAGAAGGAAGTAAAAGCTTCCGTGTTACTGAATAAAAATGTTCCGGAGATCACTACGCCTTATATGCGGTTTTATGAGCTGGAAGCATTATGTGCCCTGGGTGAGCAAAATTACGTATTGCAGGAAATGAAAAATTACTGGGGCGGCATGCTGAAGCTCGGCGCCACCTCGTTCTGGGAAGAATACGACCCTTCCAAAAAAGGAGCGGCACATTACGCAATGTATGGAAGGAAATATGGCAAAAGCCTTTGTCATGCCTGGGGTGCCAGCCCGCTGTATTTATTGGGAAAATATTACCTGGGGGTAAAGCCAACAGCTCCCGGCTATGCACAGTATGAAGTAAAGCCGGTATTGGGCGGGTTAAAATGGATGGAAGGCAAAGTGCCTACCCCGGCAGGAAATATTGAATTGTATTGCAGTGAAAAAGAAATAAAGATCACTTCACCGGCAGGCACCGGAAAGCTGATCATCGCAAGTAAAATAAAGCCGGTATGCAAAGAAGGCGAAGTGGTAAGCAAAGGAAATAATGTGTATGAGTTAACGATGGAGAAAAATAAGGAATACAGGATTTTATATAAAGCAATTTAAATGAAGATGTGCAAAACGATATCAGTGAAAAGTGCAATTGAATGAAATCTATAAAATGAAAAAAACAAATGTTATGCTGAGCCTGTCGAAGCATGATTGGATACAAAGGCTTACCCTTCGTCAGGCCCGTCCGACCGCCCCGGGCGGCCTCACGGGTGGTATACGGAATGTAGCCGGCATCAGGAAAATAGTGCTGCTCATTACTGCAGCGATGATTACTTCCACGCACAACCCGCTCTTTGCCCAGCAGGGATTGGTGAGTACAACTGAAAGCCCCCACGCAGCATTATCAACGGTAGGCCTGGGCGATGTGCAATTTACCAACGGTTTCTGGGCAGAGCGTTTTGCGGTTTGCCGGAACGAAATGGTGCCCACGCTCTGGAAAACCTATACCAGCGATACGATCTGTTATGCGTTTCAGAACTTCAGGATCGCAGCCGGATTGGATACCGGAAGTTTTCGCGGCCCCTCTTTTCATGATGGGGATTTTTATAAGACGCTGGAAGCACTGGCGGCGATGTATGCTGTTACAAAAGATCCGCAGTTAAACCGCTGGCTGGATGAAGCAATAACTGTTATTGCTAAAGCGCAAAGAGCAGACGGATATATTTATACAAAGAATAGCATTGAACAACAACGCACTGGTGTGCAGAAGATGTTTGACAACAGGCTCAGCTTTGAGGCTTATAATTTCGGGCACCTGATGACCGCGGCCTGCGTGCATTTCAGGGCTACCGGAAAAACCAGCCTGCTGAAGATTGCTGTAAAAGCCGCAGATTTCCTGATCGGCTTTTATAATACAGCAACGCCTGAGCAGGCGCGGAATGCCATCTGTCCCTCGCACTATATGGGATTGGCAGAGCTGTACCGCACCACCCACCGAAAAAAATACCTGGACCTGCTGGAGCGGCTGATTAATATAAGGGGAGCCGTAGAAGGTACGGATGATAACAGCGACCGGGCACCTTTCCGTGAAATGAAAAAAATTGTGGGCCATGCAGTACGTGCCAATTACCTGATGGCAGGTGTGGCAGACCTGTACGCAGAAGATGGGGATAAAACATTATGGAGCACACTGGATACTTTATGGAAGAATATTGTAACTACCAAAATGTATATTACCGGTGGCTGCGGTGCCTTGTATGACGGTGTTTCTGTAGACGGTACCTCTTATAACCCGGATACGGTGCAGAAAGTGCACCAGTCTTATGGAAGAGACTACCAGCTGCCCAATCTGACAGCGCATAATGAAACCTGTGCCAATATCGGTAATGTGCTCTGGAACTGGCGGATGTTCCTGCTGACCGGAAAGGAGCAATACATGAATGTGGTAGAGCTGGCATTGTACAACAGTGTATTGAGCGGGGTAAGCCTGGATGGTAAGAACTATTTTTATACCAACCCGTTGGCGGCTGCCAGAAATTATCCCTACCGGCTACGGTGGAGCGGTGGCCGTGTGCCCTATATCAGTCTTTCCAATTGTTGTCCGCCCAACCTGGTGCGCACCATTGCAGAAGCTGGTATTTATATGTACAGCCTGGGAAAGGATGGCTTGTATGTAAACCTGTACAGCGGGAGCCATTTAAAAACAAAAATGCCGGATGGCAGTGAACTGGAATTAATACAACAAACGGACTATCCCTGGCAGGGCAGAGTGCTCCTTACCCTTCAAAAAGCACCTGAGGGATTATTACCCCTGCACCTGCGGATCCCCGGCTGGTGTAAGACAGCTACCATCCGGTATAAGAACAGGGTGCAGCAGGTAACGGGCGGGCAATACATTACTTTAAAGGAAAAATGGAATATAGATGATCGTATAGAACTTTCATTAGACATGCCGGCACAACTCATCGAAAGCAATCCGCTGGTGGAAGAGACCCGGAACCAGGGGGCTGTAAAACGGGGGCCGGTGGTCTATTGCCTGGAATCACCGGATTATAAAAACGGGCAGATTACGGATGTAGTGATTCCTTCCGATCTGAAGTTGCAACCGGTTACGGATACGTTGAACGGAGCGCATTTTATGGCATTGGAAGGCAGGGCGGAAAAATGCACATGGGAAAACTGGAACGGTATATTATACAGGGAACTGAGCTCCGGGCTGCAGCCGGTTACAATAAAGCTGATTCCTTATTATGCCTGGGCAAACAGGGGGGCATCGGATATGCGCGTATGGTTGCCATTAATAAGATAATGCGTTATGATTTTATAAAGACTGAATAGTATATGAGTGGATTACAGGGCAACGGGCTGCAACAAAATTTATTGAAGATATCTGTAACAGGGCTGCTCCTTTTTTCCGGTATGGGCAGCTTTGCACAGCTGGTGG
This window encodes:
- a CDS encoding L-rhamnose mutarotase; the protein is MKRLCIALVTGIFASLAGRGQVYVSPDGSDGNNGTVNAPKATLNAAIRQVREQRRLHKASNNHILLKGGAYYLKEPVSVRPEDNGTPSDPLVIAAVPGEIPVLSGGFLIKGWRKNTALVKGLPQAVQNKVWVAAMPVMGAAVPFRQLWVNGKKAVRAKSAPGNSMQRILNWDKKTGTAIIPLHPFENLEVTEGLELFIHQWWEVASLRIRKLEKAGDSCRVWFYEPESRIQNEHPWPAPWLSQETGNSAFYLCNSLSFLDEPGEWYNDAAAGKIYYYPRAQEDMATAETVLPFLENLFVVNGTPEHPVENIVIKGIRFQHSAWNRPSQQGHVPHQAGLYMTDAYKLSPAGTPEKPSLDNQAWVGRPEAAVAVSYANNIRFENDRFEHLAATGLDLKVGVKASAVTGNLFKDIGGTGIQGGYFGENGEEIHKPYNPKDQRVVCENITIANNLITDAGNEDWGCVGIGMGFSKNITIERNEIENVPYSGISMGWGWTPAKNIMEHNRIRLNRIHHYGRTNYDCAGIYTLSAQPGTVIEENYIDSIYKAPYAHLPTHWFYLYTDEGSSGITVRNNWTPAQKYLQNNNGPDNHWEQNGPQVAAAVKANAGLENRYRELLKERTSGQVHQEINKQRKELVELISNNKKKINIEKLETCLHDKKVQQETIGQWHDHTVVYGFITDINGLRGQLQKVFPDVTVKVYQDMVYDFDRAERCPGAGVAKNWTDIIMTANLVNDPGKQQEYLSYHATQFEKWPEVSNGFCKAGFQQLRVFKNGRQLILVISIPKGKKLEELNPKTTENNPRVNEWNQLMSGYQEGIEGTKKGETWVEMKAVSKGGKIPAP
- a CDS encoding Gfo/Idh/MocA family protein, which encodes MLNIGIVGLGEGRSTMSAALQSKKLQLKMICDASEELCKQRCREFRFAHYTTHYEELLNDPDIDIVAIYTPDHLHARHIQMALQHGKHVVCTKPFIDDLAEAKALLQLQQQTGKKVFVGQSSRFFEPYKRQRVDFEKGMIGELITVESHYNADHRWFLKKKWALERSFKWLYGGLSHPVDFIRWYLPDIEEVMGYGMISANGKKAGLKNEDTMHFIFRNKDGRVARVSGAYTGPVQPTYRESEMSCILRGTEGASQADYHELRYAITSKKGEQQLITWGDQQLNHYFRFEGQTHHAGEYQNYLEYFADSINNNTVAYPDMREGIGTVALLQAMDQSLKTRQPVEVRVLLKEYGLGKLL
- a CDS encoding sodium:solute symporter family transporter — encoded protein: MNHLISRLQPVDYAIVVVYLVVLLVIGYRASFGKKKKKDETLFLAGKSLNWYNIGFNMWGTNVGPSMLLAFASIGYATGIVAGNFEWYAFLFLMLLAMVFAPRYLAGNVTTMPEFMGQRYGEGTRNILAWYALIKILISWLSLGLFAGGFLVRQILGIPMWQSVIVLVLFAALFAVAGGLKAIARVNVFQMILLIVVSCILCVLGVQKVGGLSALFAKTPASYWSLVKPALDPGYPWPAILLGYPVSAIAFFCTDQAMVQSVLGARNLEQGQLGVSFIGWLKILSIPLFIIPGIACSVLYPRLASPDEAYMTMVTHLFPAGLNGLVIVVLIAVLVGTIGSSLNALSTVFTTDIYVKKINPAASGRQIIKIGRLTVLAGCGFAILMAIAIDSIKGLNLFDVFQAVLGFIAPPLSAVFLLAVFWKKTTRRAVNFTLSWGSAISLGVGVIYLWVLPAKEYHFWPHYLLLSFFIFLLLLLIAVLVSIADPHPVRTVMAIQELPKPTRRVKIVWGALCIVMIVLYILFG
- a CDS encoding aceric acid hydrolase produces the protein MKKTNVMLSLSKHDWIQRLTLRQARPTAPGGLTGGIRNVAGIRKIVLLITAAMITSTHNPLFAQQGLVSTTESPHAALSTVGLGDVQFTNGFWAERFAVCRNEMVPTLWKTYTSDTICYAFQNFRIAAGLDTGSFRGPSFHDGDFYKTLEALAAMYAVTKDPQLNRWLDEAITVIAKAQRADGYIYTKNSIEQQRTGVQKMFDNRLSFEAYNFGHLMTAACVHFRATGKTSLLKIAVKAADFLIGFYNTATPEQARNAICPSHYMGLAELYRTTHRKKYLDLLERLINIRGAVEGTDDNSDRAPFREMKKIVGHAVRANYLMAGVADLYAEDGDKTLWSTLDTLWKNIVTTKMYITGGCGALYDGVSVDGTSYNPDTVQKVHQSYGRDYQLPNLTAHNETCANIGNVLWNWRMFLLTGKEQYMNVVELALYNSVLSGVSLDGKNYFYTNPLAAARNYPYRLRWSGGRVPYISLSNCCPPNLVRTIAEAGIYMYSLGKDGLYVNLYSGSHLKTKMPDGSELELIQQTDYPWQGRVLLTLQKAPEGLLPLHLRIPGWCKTATIRYKNRVQQVTGGQYITLKEKWNIDDRIELSLDMPAQLIESNPLVEETRNQGAVKRGPVVYCLESPDYKNGQITDVVIPSDLKLQPVTDTLNGAHFMALEGRAEKCTWENWNGILYRELSSGLQPVTIKLIPYYAWANRGASDMRVWLPLIR
- a CDS encoding alpha-L-rhamnosidase-related protein; the encoded protein is MFFKPFMLLCVFAALRFTAAAQTWIWYPGDYEIWLSNQMQNRRTERGTFYPVFWKADSHYPLVDFHREFNLAQPETVAICAEGRYNVKLDGKAFPGTPQAIEVPAGKHKINIKVFNQATPPAVFVKGITIRSDSSWQVTFEDKEWIDETGKASDLSATIFKHAGNWNFNDPAAMPSAYRLPVAPVAATSAEKTAGGLLVDFGKETFGFVKLHGVKGKGTVSLYYGESREEALDTAASETFDRITIDQLNASDTINPHSKALRYVNIVADGNVQLDHASLLYEYAPLEDKGSFRCSDGAINKIYDVARYTLHLSTREFFIDGIKRDRWIWSGDAYQSYLMNYYLMNDNETVKRTIYALRGKDPVTSHINTIMDYTFYWFMGVYDYYLYSGDKDFLVQNYDRMKTLMDFVWNRRNKNGLLEGLPGDWVFIDWASGLSKKGEISFEQLLFARGLETMALCADLADRKQDAAQYKAAAAALKQKLFSIYWSNEAKALVHSRVNGQPTENVTRYANMFAIFFGYFSEEQKKEVKASVLLNKNVPEITTPYMRFYELEALCALGEQNYVLQEMKNYWGGMLKLGATSFWEEYDPSKKGAAHYAMYGRKYGKSLCHAWGASPLYLLGKYYLGVKPTAPGYAQYEVKPVLGGLKWMEGKVPTPAGNIELYCSEKEIKITSPAGTGKLIIASKIKPVCKEGEVVSKGNNVYELTMEKNKEYRILYKAI